Proteins encoded within one genomic window of Alteribacter populi:
- the pssA gene encoding CDP-diacylglycerol--serine O-phosphatidyltransferase: MTLLQYFVDNTFRKFRSHTANFLTILNLGLGGFAMLAVLQGQYGMSVAFICLAAIFDRLDGKVARKLNITSDMGKQLDSLCDIISFGVAPALLVYQSVLHQFSAAGMFLTILFIACGAIRLARFNVTEQEGFFVGLPITAAGCILTVSFLLKDTITSAIFMLIILTLSLLMISNFRVRKM, translated from the coding sequence TTGACGTTATTACAGTATTTCGTCGACAATACCTTTCGAAAATTCCGCAGTCATACTGCCAATTTTTTAACGATCTTAAATTTAGGTCTAGGTGGCTTTGCAATGTTAGCTGTACTGCAAGGACAATATGGCATGAGTGTCGCGTTTATCTGTTTAGCTGCTATTTTTGACCGCTTGGATGGTAAAGTAGCCAGAAAATTAAACATTACTTCTGATATGGGAAAACAATTGGATTCATTATGTGATATTATATCATTTGGTGTTGCTCCTGCGTTATTAGTTTATCAATCTGTTTTGCATCAATTTTCCGCAGCGGGTATGTTCCTAACTATTCTCTTTATTGCTTGTGGAGCTATTCGCCTTGCAAGATTCAATGTAACAGAGCAGGAAGGCTTTTTTGTCGGATTACCAATTACTGCAGCTGGATGTATTCTGACAGTTAGCTTTTTATTAAAAGATACCATAACCTCCGCTATTTTTATGTTAATCATTCTTACATTGTCGCTATTGATGATAAGTAATTTCCGAGTTCGGAAGATGTGA
- a CDS encoding phosphatidylserine decarboxylase codes for MKKQLYRTLMELTKNPLQSWGIKTFARSRASKPLVRSFTKVYNINLDESARNLEDFENLQSLFIRKLDPSARTVDPATKSIVSPVDGTLSEVGEIQSDATFTIKGQTYDVSELVGLEKTSARYLGGTYMLFYLSPTDYHRIHSPVNGRIRKTWALGKHSSPVNPLGLALGDRVLAKNYRLLTEMKTKQDKCVCIVKIGALNVNSIHTSTALENEHLDKGEELAYFSFGSSVILLFEKGSIELNSSSRADGKVQHGSPIGKIPESLMKN; via the coding sequence TTGAAGAAACAACTATATCGCACATTAATGGAACTTACGAAAAATCCTCTTCAATCTTGGGGAATTAAAACATTTGCGAGATCGAGGGCGAGTAAGCCTCTTGTTCGTTCTTTTACGAAAGTATATAACATCAACTTAGATGAATCGGCTAGAAACCTAGAAGATTTTGAAAACCTACAATCACTGTTTATTCGGAAACTAGACCCTTCAGCCCGGACGGTGGATCCTGCTACGAAATCTATTGTTAGCCCCGTAGATGGAACTCTTTCTGAAGTGGGAGAAATTCAATCGGATGCTACATTTACGATAAAAGGACAAACCTATGATGTAAGTGAGTTAGTTGGTTTAGAAAAGACAAGCGCCCGATATCTCGGAGGGACGTATATGCTCTTTTATTTAAGCCCAACTGATTACCATAGAATTCACAGTCCCGTTAACGGGAGGATCAGGAAGACATGGGCCCTGGGGAAGCACTCTTCTCCCGTGAATCCATTAGGACTAGCATTAGGTGACCGTGTGCTTGCAAAAAATTACCGGTTGCTAACAGAGATGAAAACAAAACAAGACAAGTGTGTTTGTATTGTAAAAATCGGAGCATTGAACGTTAACAGTATCCATACCAGTACGGCGCTGGAAAATGAGCATTTAGATAAAGGGGAAGAGTTGGCTTATTTTTCTTTTGGATCAAGTGTTATCTTACTATTTGAAAAAGGCTCTATTGAGCTGAATAGCTCATCTCGTGCTGATGGTAAAGTTCAACATGGCTCTCCTATTGGAAAAATACCTGAATCATTAATGAAAAATTAA